One part of the Acidobacteriota bacterium genome encodes these proteins:
- a CDS encoding putative Ig domain-containing protein, which translates to MFRPFTQSQALRKLFTSTLTVACLLTASLLIKGWQPGNLAAAFKAGAGSGTAGKVGAALATAAAPNWQWAAKAGGSNPEIGNGVAQDHLGNVYVTGDFSLTANFGSLTVTSNGGDDVFIAKYNSAGAPQWVRNVGGSGFDDGSDIAVDAVGNVYVSGGFSGTATFGSVQLTSGGARDGFVVKYDTAGTFQWAQKIGGTLDDFAQGLGADPAGNTYVTGKFTGTMTVGSTTLTSNGGADVFIAKFNAAGIPQWAQKGGGVSDDLGWDVAADAAGNAFVSGRFLFAATFGATTLISAGQDDIFAAKYDTAGTLQWAKQAGSPSGDDGYAIGADGKGGCYVTGRFGGSSGSNGTFGSITLTGSGGSDIFVAKYDAAGNVLWAERGGGTSNDEGRGIEADDAGNCYITGEFAGLSTFGSATTILASGGSDLFIAKYSATGVFQWVQQTGNIGGDEGQAISVDPLTACIAVTGRFNGTVSFGATALTASNTDAVVARTVCPCARQPLALFNTSYSADGLSILAPGQVDPHYVLQNTSPLFPNAIVLGQSQIPSAWLPNGPNSQWIGPNISPISNSPVGFYTYRTTFNVPESCELGTAVIAGQWATDNEAEIFLNGTSTGLVTGPADFAAFKPFVITTGFVKGANTLDFRVRNRGVGGGTTPTETGLRVELSGSIVCCLCVSPPAGMVDWWPFDETSGTTAQDIRGFANNAGTHLNGPSPSAGKVGGALCFDGVNDYVEVADQAEINFPSNCAAGSDGPLTIDTWVKTSASAGVQTILDKRANSDQPVGYSLFLVDGRLGFQMADGSAPGGTCGTGTAFPCTNFVAPGPPSPQFINVASGDWHLIAVTVTRCPVAAGKLYVDGNLVLSFTPRIGNINNNAALQIGRRAPAFSDTYLNGCLDELEFFKRALSEDEIRAIFEARSGGKCFRQPCPIPAITISPATLLHPMWGANVVYPSVNLTASGGTGPYTFAVSGNVPPGLSVDADGTLHGTPTTPGTYNFTVTVADVNGCLGLREYQIVIVGCTLTLNPAALASGLVGANYAQNLTASGGCAPYTFSVSGGVLPSGLTLSAAGVISGTPTAGGSFMVTIKVTDNCGCMLERSYPLTICPMSSKPRTYRAGNMDNFDNITLPADAAPAPRAALVAQFGNPARKNFDDPTINKWVMHSFTGLPANIVKAELEVRMQPGGVASNDSINFIFPPNTSVTWGQQMSVLNPPWNSPQVPVTYNFDLSNLPVAGTQQTNLLALLNTHHLLDIAIQDDTTVDYIKLRVWTCPPRPHFFGLPHDVLGQAQLAQDANGNLVVSNIGPSGQDGVRIDLGEAGGLGFTIHSIDIATAPVGAFKQWRMRGVVDGVPDQPAWIERHEVATRNGGTVYQVSLDSSPLGATMNEVEVFLNGIEVFSGTFPNGDVYHFLPDGPNPPILTLTERWDKTCTVHGTDPKWTIKLPNARTFTPTEYDAIVIYAQNPTKVLSFRTAVESTAAGISQTTLMNEELPVFGLWNKVLGQATFEAFGGNLTIANIGSSGQDGVMVDLGKADSFDFGLDPIDLMGAAPVGAFLQAEAFGSRNGTLNQSLGKLQATKTATDYLFTADFSNIGSTTQHIQIFNGNTQVLDLPMHTGPVGNASAWPRRIGKLGGQLECFTSDFDAGATFRIGGTSYPITQLRVLAEGATGTIEFKSGLALRGSGIGEFTLTSGNIFCPPVINVLPQTLQPGIIGVSYPLVQFSTSSSLDPFTYSVTGTLPNGMTLTPDGKLAGVPSQTGSFNFVIRAENQQGCFGEQSYTLVINCPTITINPPTLPGGLAGTPYNQPLTQTGGAAPVTWSISAGALPAGVTLSATGVLAGTPTGFGSFTFTVKVTDANGCMGTRQYIVIVCGNIVINPATLPSGQVGAAYNQPLTQTSGAGTVTWSVSAGALPNGLTLNAATGVLAGTPTTGGSFTFTVKVTDANGCMGTRQYTVIVCGNIVISPATLLLGRVGTAYNQPLTQTGGVGTITWSVSAGTLPNGLTLNATTGVLTGTPTTGGSFTFTVKVTDVNGCMGTRAYSLTVKANVVKADFDGDGKTDLSIFSPTAAPPLPNWTVFNSGNSATVTQQWGAGYAPYFDDIVPGDYDGDGKADHAIWRGADSIWYIRKSSDGQAILQFWGANYFPYFDIPTPGDYDGDGKTDIGVFRRSGTWFVRRSSDGQNMIVNHGQQDDIPVPADYDGDGKCDLAVFRPGAIAPAPNWIILNSSTNTITSIQWGAGYAPYFDTPVPADYDGDGKVDLAIWRGADSIWYIRKSSDGQALLQYWGANYAPYFDIPAPGDYDGDGKADVAVWRRSGTWFIIRSSDGNFLIQGQGQSGDIPVPAYGVRR; encoded by the coding sequence ATGTTTCGGCCATTCACGCAATCCCAAGCTTTACGCAAACTCTTCACTTCGACCCTCACGGTGGCTTGCCTGTTGACAGCCTCCCTGCTCATCAAAGGCTGGCAGCCGGGCAATTTGGCGGCGGCGTTTAAGGCCGGCGCCGGGTCTGGCACTGCTGGCAAAGTCGGTGCGGCTTTGGCAACGGCGGCGGCGCCGAATTGGCAGTGGGCCGCGAAGGCCGGCGGCAGTAATCCGGAGATCGGCAACGGCGTGGCGCAGGATCATCTGGGCAACGTTTATGTCACGGGCGATTTCTCCCTCACGGCCAACTTCGGCTCGCTGACTGTGACTTCAAACGGTGGCGATGACGTCTTCATCGCCAAATACAACAGCGCGGGCGCGCCGCAGTGGGTCAGAAACGTCGGCGGCAGCGGATTCGACGACGGCAGCGACATTGCCGTGGATGCAGTGGGCAATGTTTACGTGTCAGGCGGGTTCAGCGGAACGGCCACCTTTGGCAGCGTCCAACTGACGAGCGGCGGAGCGCGCGACGGTTTCGTGGTGAAATACGACACTGCGGGCACCTTCCAATGGGCGCAAAAGATCGGCGGCACTTTAGACGATTTTGCGCAGGGCCTTGGCGCTGATCCGGCGGGCAACACTTACGTGACCGGCAAGTTCACCGGCACGATGACGGTTGGCAGCACGACGCTGACCAGCAATGGCGGTGCGGATGTCTTCATCGCCAAATTCAATGCCGCTGGCATTCCGCAATGGGCGCAGAAGGGCGGCGGCGTCAGTGACGATCTGGGCTGGGACGTGGCGGCGGACGCGGCGGGCAATGCGTTCGTGAGCGGGCGTTTCCTCTTTGCGGCGACCTTCGGCGCGACCACGCTGATCAGCGCGGGGCAGGATGACATCTTCGCCGCCAAGTACGACACCGCAGGCACGCTGCAATGGGCGAAGCAGGCGGGCAGCCCGAGCGGCGATGATGGGTATGCCATCGGCGCGGACGGCAAGGGCGGTTGTTACGTTACCGGACGTTTCGGCGGGTCGTCGGGATCGAACGGGACTTTTGGCAGCATCACGCTGACCGGCAGCGGCGGTTCTGACATCTTCGTGGCGAAATACGATGCGGCGGGCAATGTGCTCTGGGCCGAGCGCGGCGGCGGTACGTCAAATGACGAAGGGCGCGGCATCGAAGCCGATGACGCCGGAAATTGCTATATCACCGGCGAATTCGCGGGCCTGTCCACGTTCGGCAGCGCGACGACGATACTCGCCAGCGGCGGCTCCGATCTGTTCATCGCCAAATACAGCGCGACCGGCGTCTTTCAATGGGTGCAGCAAACGGGCAACATCGGCGGCGACGAAGGGCAGGCGATCTCGGTTGATCCGCTGACGGCCTGCATCGCGGTGACGGGCCGGTTCAACGGCACAGTCTCGTTCGGCGCGACTGCGCTGACGGCGAGCAACACGGATGCGGTGGTTGCCAGAACAGTCTGTCCGTGTGCGCGCCAACCCTTGGCGTTGTTCAACACCAGCTATAGCGCCGATGGCCTGAGCATCCTGGCGCCGGGTCAGGTTGATCCGCATTACGTCTTGCAAAACACCAGCCCGCTCTTTCCCAATGCCATCGTGCTCGGCCAGAGTCAGATTCCGAGTGCCTGGCTGCCCAACGGCCCGAACTCGCAATGGATCGGGCCGAATATCAGTCCGATAAGCAACAGCCCCGTGGGGTTCTACACCTATCGCACGACCTTCAATGTGCCGGAGAGTTGCGAGCTGGGCACCGCCGTCATCGCCGGCCAATGGGCGACCGACAACGAGGCTGAAATCTTCCTCAACGGTACGAGCACCGGCTTGGTCACCGGCCCGGCTGATTTCGCGGCCTTCAAGCCATTCGTCATCACCACCGGTTTTGTGAAGGGCGCGAACACGCTCGATTTTCGCGTCCGCAATCGTGGAGTCGGCGGTGGTACCACGCCGACTGAAACCGGCTTGCGCGTCGAGTTGAGCGGCTCGATCGTGTGCTGTTTGTGTGTGTCGCCGCCCGCCGGCATGGTGGATTGGTGGCCGTTCGATGAAACCAGCGGGACGACGGCGCAAGACATCCGGGGCTTTGCCAACAACGCCGGTACGCACCTCAACGGGCCGAGTCCAAGCGCGGGCAAAGTCGGCGGCGCGCTCTGCTTCGATGGCGTGAATGATTATGTCGAAGTCGCGGATCAGGCCGAGATTAACTTCCCCAGCAATTGCGCTGCCGGTAGCGATGGGCCATTAACCATAGATACCTGGGTCAAGACGAGCGCGAGTGCCGGAGTCCAAACGATCCTCGATAAGCGCGCCAATTCAGACCAGCCGGTCGGTTATAGCCTTTTCCTGGTTGATGGCCGCCTCGGTTTCCAAATGGCCGACGGCAGCGCGCCAGGTGGCACGTGTGGCACTGGTACGGCTTTCCCTTGCACCAACTTTGTAGCGCCCGGGCCGCCGTCACCACAGTTTATCAACGTGGCGTCCGGCGACTGGCACCTCATTGCCGTGACGGTGACGAGATGCCCCGTCGCCGCTGGCAAATTGTATGTTGACGGGAACCTGGTGCTGAGCTTTACGCCGCGCATCGGCAACATCAACAACAATGCCGCCCTGCAAATCGGACGGCGCGCTCCGGCGTTCAGCGACACCTATCTCAACGGCTGTCTTGATGAACTGGAGTTTTTCAAACGCGCGCTCAGTGAAGACGAAATCCGCGCCATCTTCGAGGCGCGCAGCGGCGGCAAATGCTTCCGCCAGCCTTGTCCGATACCGGCGATCACGATCAGTCCGGCCACGCTGCTTCATCCAATGTGGGGAGCCAACGTGGTGTATCCGTCGGTGAACCTTACAGCGTCGGGCGGCACCGGGCCATACACTTTCGCGGTGAGTGGCAACGTGCCGCCAGGGCTGAGCGTTGATGCCGATGGGACGCTGCACGGCACGCCCACCACGCCGGGCACCTACAACTTCACCGTGACGGTGGCGGATGTGAACGGCTGTCTCGGCCTGCGCGAGTATCAGATCGTCATCGTCGGTTGCACGCTCACTTTGAATCCGGCGGCGCTCGCCAGCGGCTTGGTGGGCGCGAACTACGCGCAGAACCTGACGGCCTCCGGCGGTTGTGCGCCCTATACGTTCAGCGTGAGCGGCGGCGTCTTGCCGTCCGGTTTGACGCTCTCAGCGGCAGGCGTCATTAGCGGGACGCCGACGGCGGGCGGCAGCTTCATGGTGACGATCAAAGTCACCGATAACTGCGGCTGTATGCTCGAGCGCAGCTACCCGCTGACGATCTGTCCAATGTCGTCGAAGCCACGCACCTATCGCGCCGGCAATATGGACAACTTCGACAATATCACGTTGCCTGCCGATGCGGCCCCCGCGCCGCGTGCCGCGTTAGTGGCGCAGTTCGGCAATCCCGCCCGCAAAAATTTCGATGATCCGACAATTAACAAATGGGTGATGCACTCTTTCACAGGCTTGCCCGCCAACATCGTTAAAGCCGAACTCGAAGTTCGCATGCAACCGGGAGGTGTTGCGTCGAACGATTCCATCAACTTCATCTTCCCGCCCAACACATCTGTTACCTGGGGGCAACAGATGAGCGTGCTCAACCCACCGTGGAATTCTCCACAAGTCCCTGTTACGTACAATTTCGATCTGAGCAATCTGCCGGTTGCTGGAACCCAGCAGACCAATCTGCTCGCACTCCTGAACACCCATCACTTACTTGACATCGCGATCCAGGACGACACGACGGTGGATTACATCAAGCTGCGTGTCTGGACTTGCCCGCCTCGGCCGCACTTCTTTGGCTTGCCGCACGATGTGTTGGGGCAAGCGCAACTCGCCCAGGACGCCAATGGCAATCTCGTCGTCTCCAACATAGGCCCAAGCGGCCAGGATGGTGTGCGCATCGATTTGGGAGAGGCCGGGGGATTGGGTTTCACGATCCACAGTATTGATATTGCGACGGCTCCGGTGGGCGCGTTCAAGCAATGGAGGATGCGTGGCGTAGTGGATGGAGTGCCAGACCAGCCAGCGTGGATCGAACGACATGAGGTGGCGACGCGAAATGGCGGCACAGTGTATCAAGTGTCGTTAGACTCCAGTCCGCTCGGGGCAACCATGAATGAGGTCGAGGTTTTCCTCAACGGCATTGAGGTATTCAGCGGGACGTTCCCGAACGGCGATGTTTACCACTTCCTCCCAGACGGCCCGAATCCACCGATCCTGACCCTCACGGAGCGGTGGGATAAGACATGTACCGTCCATGGGACCGACCCCAAATGGACTATCAAACTGCCAAACGCCAGGACCTTCACGCCAACGGAATACGATGCGATTGTCATCTATGCCCAGAACCCGACCAAGGTTCTCTCGTTCCGGACAGCCGTCGAGAGCACTGCGGCAGGCATCTCGCAGACCACGTTGATGAATGAAGAGCTACCTGTATTTGGGCTTTGGAACAAAGTTCTAGGCCAAGCCACCTTTGAAGCTTTCGGCGGCAATCTCACCATCGCCAACATTGGCTCTAGCGGCCAGGATGGCGTGATGGTTGATTTGGGCAAGGCCGACAGCTTCGACTTCGGGCTTGATCCGATTGATTTGATGGGTGCGGCTCCGGTCGGTGCGTTCCTGCAAGCCGAAGCCTTCGGCTCGCGCAACGGCACGCTCAATCAATCGCTCGGCAAGCTGCAAGCCACCAAGACCGCCACCGATTATCTGTTCACGGCGGACTTCTCAAATATCGGTTCGACCACGCAACACATTCAAATCTTCAACGGCAATACGCAAGTGCTCGATCTGCCCATGCACACCGGGCCGGTCGGCAATGCGTCAGCCTGGCCGCGCAGGATCGGCAAGCTGGGGGGGCAGCTTGAATGTTTCACCTCGGACTTCGACGCGGGCGCGACCTTCCGCATCGGCGGAACGTCTTACCCCATCACGCAACTGCGTGTACTGGCCGAAGGCGCAACGGGCACGATTGAATTCAAATCAGGCTTGGCGCTGCGCGGCAGCGGGATCGGTGAATTCACACTGACGAGCGGCAACATCTTCTGCCCGCCGGTGATTAACGTCCTGCCGCAGACGCTCCAGCCGGGCATTATTGGCGTGTCCTATCCGCTGGTGCAGTTTTCGACATCGAGCAGTTTGGATCCGTTCACCTACTCCGTGACCGGCACGCTGCCCAACGGAATGACCTTAACGCCGGATGGCAAACTCGCCGGTGTGCCGTCGCAAACCGGGTCATTCAACTTCGTCATCAGGGCTGAAAACCAGCAAGGTTGTTTCGGAGAACAGTCATACACGCTGGTCATCAATTGCCCGACGATCACCATCAATCCGCCAACGCTGCCTGGGGGCTTGGCCGGCACTCCCTACAATCAGCCACTCACGCAAACGGGCGGCGCGGCTCCGGTCACCTGGAGCATCAGTGCGGGTGCGTTGCCGGCTGGCGTGACGCTCAGCGCGACCGGCGTCTTGGCGGGCACGCCCACCGGCTTCGGCTCATTCACCTTCACCGTCAAAGTGACTGACGCCAACGGCTGTATGGGCACGCGCCAATACATTGTGATCGTGTGCGGCAATATCGTCATCAATCCGGCGACGCTGCCGTCAGGGCAGGTGGGGGCGGCTTACAACCAACCTCTCACCCAAACGAGCGGCGCGGGCACGGTCACTTGGAGTGTCAGCGCAGGGGCGTTGCCGAATGGCTTGACGTTGAATGCCGCGACCGGTGTGCTGGCTGGCACGCCGACGACGGGGGGCAGTTTCACCTTCACCGTCAAAGTGACTGACGCCAACGGCTGTATGGGCACGCGCCAATACACCGTGATCGTGTGCGGCAATATCGTCATCAGTCCCGCGACGCTGCTGTTAGGGCGGGTGGGGACGGCTTACAATCAACCACTCACCCAAACTGGCGGCGTGGGCACGATCACTTGGAGCGTCAGCGCAGGCACGTTGCCCAATGGCTTGACGTTGAATGCCACGACCGGTGTGCTCACTGGCACGCCGACGACGGGCGGCAGTTTCACCTTCACCGTCAAAGTGACCGATGTGAATGGCTGCATGGGCACGCGGGCTTACAGCTTGACTGTCAAGGCCAACGTCGTCAAAGCCGATTTCGACGGCGATGGCAAGACCGATCTGAGCATCTTCAGTCCCACCGCCGCGCCGCCTTTGCCGAATTGGACGGTGTTCAACAGCGGCAACAGCGCGACTGTCACGCAGCAATGGGGTGCGGGTTATGCGCCGTACTTCGACGACATCGTGCCGGGCGATTACGATGGCGATGGCAAGGCCGATCACGCCATCTGGCGCGGAGCCGATTCGATCTGGTACATCCGCAAGAGCAGCGACGGACAAGCCATCCTGCAATTCTGGGGCGCGAACTATTTCCCGTATTTCGACATCCCGACGCCGGGCGATTACGACGGCGACGGCAAGACGGACATTGGCGTCTTCCGCCGCAGCGGCACCTGGTTCGTGCGGCGCAGCAGCGACGGGCAAAACATGATCGTCAACCACGGGCAACAGGACGACATCCCTGTGCCTGCTGACTATGACGGTGATGGCAAGTGCGACCTGGCCGTCTTCCGGCCCGGCGCGATTGCGCCCGCGCCGAACTGGATCATCCTGAACAGTTCGACGAACACCATCACCAGCATTCAATGGGGTG